One Methanomassiliicoccales archaeon genomic window carries:
- a CDS encoding small nuclear ribonucleoprotein (Enables 3` processing of polyadenylated mRNAs and tRNA precursors) encodes MQKPLTVLNQAINRHVIVELKANREYRGILDGYDPHMNLVLKNVEELVNKEVVRKLDIAIVRGDNVIYISP; translated from the coding sequence ATGCAAAAACCTCTCACGGTTCTCAATCAGGCTATCAACCGCCATGTCATCGTTGAACTAAAGGCGAACAGAGAGTACAGAGGGATATTGGACGGATATGATCCTCACATGAATCTCGTGCTCAAGAATGTTGAAGAGCTCGTCAATAAAGAGGTTGTGAGGAAACTCGATATCGCTATAGTGAGAGGCGATAATGTCATCTACATTTCACCTTGA